The Brachyhypopomus gauderio isolate BG-103 chromosome 1, BGAUD_0.2, whole genome shotgun sequence genome includes a window with the following:
- the tmcc2 gene encoding transmembrane and coiled-coil domains protein 2 has protein sequence MGTANRGLNSMLDKSEVSTLAPPLSTAHGGSDGNISVEGAGAGVGAGAGAGPGEGQGEGQRTRAALEHLQQKILKLTEQIRVEQEARDNNVAEYLKLAHNADKQQAARIKQVFEKKNQRSAQTISHLHKKLEHYHRKLKEIEQNGLARQPKDVLRDMQQGLKDVGANMRAGISGFGGGVVGGVVEGVKGGVSALTHTAAVVSKPREFASLIRNKFGSADNIAHMKDTLEEGHTEDTPRALSGSATLVSSPKYGSDDECSSASSGSAAGSNSGGGGAGGGAMSGLGVVMGSPRLDGHHHHHHHSSPSWDALLEGLQEIKASQTHMEDAMEDLRSQLQSDYSYMTQCLQEERYRYERLEEQLNDLSELHQNELSNLKQELASMEEKVAYQSYERARDIQEAVEACLTRISKLELQQQQQVVQLEGVENANARALLGKLINVILALMAVLLVFVSTMASFITPLMKSRTRVLTTVALALLLLIFWKHWDWVELWLLPG, from the exons ATGGGTACTGCCAATCGTGGACTAAATAGTATG CTGGATAAGAGTGAGGTATCAACATTGGCCCCGCCCCTGTCCACAGCCCATGGAGGTTCAGATGGAAACATCAGTGTTGAGGGAGCAGGGGCAGGGGTGGGGGCGGGagcaggggcggggccaggggaggGGCAAGGGGAGGGGCAGCGTACACGAGCCGCACTGGAACATCTGCAGCAGAAGATCCTGAAGCTGACGGAGCAGATCCGCGTGGAGCAGGAAGCTCGCGACAACAATGTGGCCGAGTACCTGAAACTGGCCCACAATGCGGACAAGCAGCAGGCGGCGCGCATCAAACAGGTGTTTGAGAAGAAGAACCAGAGATCAGCTCAGACCATCTCACACCTGCACAAGAAGCTGGAGCACTACCACAGGAAACTCAAAGAGATCGagcaa AATGGTCTTGCGCGTCAGCCCAAAGATGTCCTGCGAGACATGCAGCAGGGCCTGAAGGACGTGGGTGCCAACATGCGCGCTGGCATcagcggctttggtgggggcgTGGTCGGGGGCGTGGTCGAGGGTGTGAAGGGCGGGGTCtcggcactcacacacactgcagcggtTGTCTCAAAGCCAAGGGAGTTCGCCAGCCTCATACGTAACAAGTTCGGGAGTGCCGACAACATTGCCCATATGAAGGACACTCTAGAGGAGGGGCACACAGAGGACACACCCCGGGCACTCAGTGGCAGCGCCACCCTCGTCTCCAGCCCCAAATACGGCAGTGACGACGAGTGCTCGAGTGCCTCCTCCGGCTCCGCCGCCGGCAGCAATtctggagggggcggggctggaggcGGGGCAATGTCAGGACTGGGTGTGGTCATGGGGAGCCCACGGCTGGATgggcaccaccaccatcaccaccactcatCTCCATCATGGGACGCACTGCTGGAGGGGCTGCAGGAGATCAAGGCGAGTCAGACACACATGGAGGACGCCATGGAGGACCTGAGGAGTCAGCTGCAGAGTGACTACTCCTACATGACCCAGTGCCTGCAGGAGGAGCGCTACAG GTACGAGCGTCTGGAGGAGCAGCTTAACGACCTGAGTGAACTTCACCAGAATGAGCTCAGCAACCTAAAACAGGAGCTGGCCAGCATGGAAGAGAAGGTGGCCTACCAGTCCTACGAGAGAGCCAGGGACATACAG gAGGCTGTGGAGGCGTGTTTGACCCGTATCAGTAAGTTGGAGCtccaacagcagcagcaggtggtgcagctggagggggtggagaacgCCAACGCACGCGCTCTGCTCGGGAAGCTCATCAACGTCATCCTCGCCCTCATGGCGGTGTTGCTCGTGTTTGTCTCCACCATGGCCAGCTTCATCACGCCGCTAATGAAGAGCCGGACCCGCGTCCTCACCACCGTCGCCCTGGCGCTCCTACTACTCATCTTCTGGAAGCACTGGGACTGGGTGGAGCTCTGGCTGCTGCCTGGCTGA
- the cdkn1a gene encoding cyclin-dependent kinase inhibitor 1 isoform X2: MLMAFNKRILRSLSNGPTRRNLFGPVDREQLLVEYKDALHKDLEGAARRWGFDFVSEKPLVGGDFQWEGVPGARVPALYRACSVGGVPRRQGVKSTAVTASGVELRTSRSADEKENVPRTPEKHISPSQSLEKTPDKTRTLKRKQTNITDYYKIKQHIVETPRKSGQ; the protein is encoded by the exons ATGCTCATGGCTTTCAACAAGCGGATCCTGAGATCTCTGAGTAACGGTCCGACTCGCCGTAATCTGTTCGGCCCAGTTGATCGGGAGCAGCTGCTAGTGGAGTATAAAGATGCTCTGCATAAAGATCTGGAGGGCGCGGCACGGCGTTGGGGTTTTGACTTTGTCTCAGAGAAGCCTCTAGTGGGCGGAGACTTCCAGTGGGAGGGAGTTCCTGGGGCTCGTGTACCTGCTCTCTACCGTGCATGCTCTGTGGGGGGCGTGCCTCGGCGACAGGGGGTGAAGTCTACAGCAGTCACAGCCTCTGGGGTGGAGCTTCGGACAAGTCGGTCTGCAGATGAGAAAGAGAATGTTCCTAGAACCCCTGAGAAGCATATCAGTCCCTCTCAGAGCTTGGAGAAAACTCCTGATAAAACTCGCACGCTTAAGAGGAAGCAAACCAACATCACag ATTACTACAAGATTAAACAGCATATTGTGGAAACTCCCAGGAAATCAGGACAGTGA
- the cdkn1a gene encoding cyclin-dependent kinase inhibitor 1 isoform X1, with the protein MCMLMAFNKRILRSLSNGPTRRNLFGPVDREQLLVEYKDALHKDLEGAARRWGFDFVSEKPLVGGDFQWEGVPGARVPALYRACSVGGVPRRQGVKSTAVTASGVELRTSRSADEKENVPRTPEKHISPSQSLEKTPDKTRTLKRKQTNITDYYKIKQHIVETPRKSGQ; encoded by the exons ATG tgtATGCTCATGGCTTTCAACAAGCGGATCCTGAGATCTCTGAGTAACGGTCCGACTCGCCGTAATCTGTTCGGCCCAGTTGATCGGGAGCAGCTGCTAGTGGAGTATAAAGATGCTCTGCATAAAGATCTGGAGGGCGCGGCACGGCGTTGGGGTTTTGACTTTGTCTCAGAGAAGCCTCTAGTGGGCGGAGACTTCCAGTGGGAGGGAGTTCCTGGGGCTCGTGTACCTGCTCTCTACCGTGCATGCTCTGTGGGGGGCGTGCCTCGGCGACAGGGGGTGAAGTCTACAGCAGTCACAGCCTCTGGGGTGGAGCTTCGGACAAGTCGGTCTGCAGATGAGAAAGAGAATGTTCCTAGAACCCCTGAGAAGCATATCAGTCCCTCTCAGAGCTTGGAGAAAACTCCTGATAAAACTCGCACGCTTAAGAGGAAGCAAACCAACATCACag ATTACTACAAGATTAAACAGCATATTGTGGAAACTCCCAGGAAATCAGGACAGTGA